DNA from Sulfurimonas xiamenensis:
CACTTAAGTTTGTTCTTTTTACAATACCTTTTTTTGTAAAAAATACCAAAGATTTCTCTTCGCTAAAGTCTGTTGTAGGATTTATGGATTGAATCTGTTCATCAGCTACTAGATTAAGCAGATTTACAACAGCTTTTCCTTTTGCCGTTCTGCTTCCTTCAGGAATTTTATAAACTTTTAGCCAGTGCAGTTGTCCGCGATCAGTCACAAAAAGAAGCGTGTCATGTGTATTACATGTAAAGAATCTCTCTATAAAATCGTCTTCATAAGTAGTGACTGCAGTTTTGCCTTTTCCGCCTCTTTTTTGTTTTTCGTACTGCGCCAAAGGAACTCTTTTAATGTAGCCTCTATGCGTAATAGTAACAACCATTGGCTCGTTTGGAATCAGATCTTCAATATCTATGTCATCATAATCATCTTCAATATCAGTTCGTCTTTCATCCGTATAGATAGTTAGAATTTCGTCAAACTCTTGATCTATGATTCCGTGTAGTACCTCTTCGCTTTTTAAAATCGACTCTAAATATTCAATAAGTTCAATAAGTTCACGAAGTTCGTTTTCGATTTTTTCACGCTCTAGGCCTGTTAGTTTGCCAAGACGCATATCAACGATACTTTGAGCCTGAATAGTTGTAAAATCAAATTCTGAGACTAAATTATCTCTGGCATCTTCAATGTTTTTACTTGATTTAATAACTCTGATAATCTCATCAATAATGTCAAGCGCTTTTTTAAGTCCTTCTAAAATGTGAGCTCTTGCTTTTGCTTTTTCAAGATCAAAAATAGTGCGGCGGATAATAATAGTTTTACGATGATTAATAAAATGTTTTAAGATATCTATAATTCCGAAAATTCTTGGCTCTTGGTTTAGGATAGAGAGCATAATGATACCAAAAGTAGTCTGCATGCTTGTTTGCTTGAAAAGATTATTTAAAACTATTTCGCTCATTGCATCTTTTTTAAGCTCTATTACTACGCGTATACCTTCACGGTCAGACTCATCACGAATCTCTGATACACCTTCAATCATCTTGTCTTTTACAAGATTTGCTATACTTTCTATAAGGCGTGCTTTGTTTACTTGATAAGGAAGTTCGTCAATGACGATAACATCTCTATTTCCCTTTTTTTCAATATGAGTTTTAGCACGAACTTTTATGCGTCCGCGTCCAGTCTCATAAGCGTCCATAATTCCTTTTTTTCCAAATATTGTTCCGCCTGTTGGAAAATCAGGAGCTTTTATATACCTCATTAATTCAGCAAGTTCAATTTTAGGGTTTGCCAAAAGTGCTTTTAGCCCGTTCATAATCTCTTTTGGATTATGTGGAGGGATATTTGTTGCCATACCGACTGCAATGCCCGAAGAGCCGTTTATAAGAATATTTGGTACGCGAGTAGGCATAACATCAGGCTCTTTTGTCGTTCCGTCGTAGTTGTCTATCATGTTTACCGTGTTTTTTTCTAAATCTTTAAGAAGTTCACCGGCATATTTTGTCATTCTCGCTTCAGTATAACGCATAGCAGCTGCACTGTCTCCGTCAACTGAACCAAAGTTTCCTTGACCGTCTACAAGTTCCATTCTCATAGAAAAATCTTGCGCCATGCGAACTAAAGCATCGTAGACAGCTGTATCCCCGTGTGGATGGTATTGACCGATAACATCACCGACAATACGCGCGGATTTTTTAAACTTTGCTCCGTGAGAGAGATTTAGTTTGTCCATAGCATATAGAATTCTTCTATGAACAGGTTTTAGTCCATCACGAACATCAGGAAGTGCACGACCTACAATTACACTCATAGAGTAATCAAGATAGCTGTTTTGAAGAGACTCTTCAATGTTTATAGTTTGTATATTATCGTTAGTTAGCAAATCGCTCATATAAAACACCTAGTTTAAAAATAAAATCTTTTTATAATATCTTATTGTCCCTTAAGAAATTAGAAAATAGCGGTAAAAGTTCTTAAACAAAGGCTTTTTGTGAAAAAGAAGAACATTTGAATTTTTTCTTTAGGAGCTTGTTTTTTCACTCTT
Protein-coding regions in this window:
- the gyrA gene encoding DNA gyrase subunit A, which codes for MSDLLTNDNIQTINIEESLQNSYLDYSMSVIVGRALPDVRDGLKPVHRRILYAMDKLNLSHGAKFKKSARIVGDVIGQYHPHGDTAVYDALVRMAQDFSMRMELVDGQGNFGSVDGDSAAAMRYTEARMTKYAGELLKDLEKNTVNMIDNYDGTTKEPDVMPTRVPNILINGSSGIAVGMATNIPPHNPKEIMNGLKALLANPKIELAELMRYIKAPDFPTGGTIFGKKGIMDAYETGRGRIKVRAKTHIEKKGNRDVIVIDELPYQVNKARLIESIANLVKDKMIEGVSEIRDESDREGIRVVIELKKDAMSEIVLNNLFKQTSMQTTFGIIMLSILNQEPRIFGIIDILKHFINHRKTIIIRRTIFDLEKAKARAHILEGLKKALDIIDEIIRVIKSSKNIEDARDNLVSEFDFTTIQAQSIVDMRLGKLTGLEREKIENELRELIELIEYLESILKSEEVLHGIIDQEFDEILTIYTDERRTDIEDDYDDIDIEDLIPNEPMVVTITHRGYIKRVPLAQYEKQKRGGKGKTAVTTYEDDFIERFFTCNTHDTLLFVTDRGQLHWLKVYKIPEGSRTAKGKAVVNLLNLVADEQIQSINPTTDFSEEKSLVFFTKKGIVKRTNLSEFSNIRSNGVKAISLDDDDSIITAKIADQSIKYLFIVTKLAQCIKFDINKTRDQGRNTRGVRGIKFKHADDEVVDANIISSDEEEILIVSEKGIGKRTEAGEYRLTNRGGSGVIAMKITAKTGKYVVGCLMVDERMDMMALTKAGKMIRVDMQTISKSSRNTSGVYIVKGDDVASVSRCPKQPIEEEDDDDSLFDTEEL